One Thalassotalea sediminis DNA segment encodes these proteins:
- a CDS encoding sodium ion-translocating decarboxylase subunit beta has translation MEQLNTLWLSTGLANFELGQVIMMLVGGGLLFLAIAKNFEPLLLVPMGFGAILTNIPVAGFSEVGGLLHYVYYAGIDTGIFPLLIFMGVGAMTDFGALIANPKTLFLGAAAQFGIFATLFGAIALNAIPGFEFTIQDASAIAIIGGADGPTAIFLASKLAPELLGAIAVAAYSYMALVPIIQPPIMKALTTEDERKIEMAQLRHVTKIEKVIFPLGVLMMTIFFLPAATPLVGMFCLGNLMRECGVVDRLSSTAQNELINIVTIFLGLGVGSKLSAEQFLNVETLGILGLGAVAFSIGTASGVLMAKFMNKLSAEKVNPLIGAAGVSAVPMAARVANKVGLEANPHNFLLMHAMGPNVAGVLGSAVAAGILLALVGQ, from the coding sequence ATGGAGCAGTTAAATACACTTTGGTTGTCAACTGGTTTAGCTAACTTTGAGCTTGGCCAAGTAATCATGATGCTTGTGGGGGGCGGTTTATTATTCTTAGCCATTGCGAAAAATTTTGAGCCCTTATTGCTCGTGCCAATGGGATTTGGCGCAATACTGACGAATATACCAGTTGCGGGGTTTTCTGAGGTCGGCGGTTTACTGCATTATGTATATTATGCGGGTATAGATACAGGTATATTCCCATTACTAATTTTTATGGGCGTAGGTGCAATGACGGACTTTGGCGCTTTGATCGCCAACCCTAAAACATTATTTTTAGGTGCAGCCGCGCAGTTTGGTATATTCGCAACCTTGTTTGGTGCTATTGCTCTTAATGCAATACCGGGGTTTGAATTTACCATTCAAGATGCATCAGCCATTGCGATTATTGGTGGCGCAGATGGGCCAACCGCAATATTTCTTGCTTCTAAATTAGCACCTGAATTATTAGGGGCGATAGCGGTAGCAGCTTATTCTTATATGGCGCTAGTGCCGATTATTCAACCGCCAATAATGAAAGCATTAACGACGGAAGACGAACGAAAAATTGAAATGGCACAACTTCGCCATGTCACCAAAATAGAGAAAGTTATTTTTCCACTTGGCGTGTTAATGATGACTATTTTCTTTTTACCTGCCGCAACACCATTAGTTGGTATGTTTTGTTTAGGTAACTTGATGCGAGAGTGTGGCGTAGTAGATCGTTTGAGCTCAACGGCACAAAATGAATTGATCAATATTGTGACCATCTTCTTAGGTTTAGGTGTCGGTTCTAAGTTAAGTGCAGAACAGTTTCTAAATGTGGAGACGCTCGGGATCCTTGGTCTAGGTGCTGTTGCTTTCTCAATTGGTACTGCTTCAGGTGTGTTAATGGCGAAATTTATGAATAAACTAAGTGCTGAGAAAGTTAATCCATTAATTGGCGCTGCAGGTGTTTCAGCTGTTCCGATGGCGGCCCGTGTGGCGAATAAGGTGGGCTTAGAGGCTAACCCACATAACTTTTTATTAATGCATGCAATGGGGCCCAATGTCGCGGGTGTATTAGGTTCAGCAGTGGCTGCTGGCATCTTACTTGCGTTGGTTGGTCAATAA
- a CDS encoding transporter substrate-binding domain-containing protein, producing the protein MKKLLLALCFFVPSLTSAQDIAVELEPFPPVINEDGSGILQELLKAIERKSSLKFQIAIANYARAKKDLFDNKVQLIGLTPKGNETASFYQNAIELDWYFQATVDIYAKKRKNLDMKNLPKKTIGTLTGNADFFAMVTGIPRDRFIEVSKLEQLVKLIMKGRIKAAIFERASMMSTINKLQLGKIHYQKLTSIPASLAVKNSVSGQMLKETLDKAFNTINTKAYFTPLRYYNQLADAGIVTTISDKKSANCFKLQ; encoded by the coding sequence GTGAAAAAACTATTACTAGCGCTATGCTTTTTCGTACCAAGTTTAACGAGTGCACAAGATATAGCTGTTGAATTGGAACCTTTCCCACCTGTTATTAATGAAGATGGCTCGGGCATATTGCAGGAATTACTAAAGGCTATCGAACGAAAATCATCATTAAAGTTTCAAATAGCCATCGCAAACTATGCAAGGGCAAAAAAAGATTTATTTGATAACAAGGTTCAGTTAATCGGTTTAACACCAAAGGGAAATGAGACGGCTAGTTTTTATCAAAATGCCATCGAATTAGACTGGTACTTTCAAGCGACTGTTGATATTTACGCCAAAAAACGTAAAAACCTTGATATGAAAAATTTACCGAAAAAGACTATTGGCACTCTTACCGGTAATGCAGATTTCTTCGCCATGGTTACAGGAATACCAAGAGATAGATTTATCGAAGTAAGTAAGCTTGAGCAACTCGTTAAATTAATAATGAAAGGACGTATCAAAGCTGCAATTTTTGAACGAGCTTCCATGATGAGTACAATAAATAAACTTCAACTTGGTAAGATACACTATCAAAAACTCACATCAATACCTGCAAGTCTTGCTGTTAAAAACTCTGTATCTGGACAAATGCTCAAAGAGACGTTAGATAAAGCATTCAACACAATTAATACCAAAGCTTATTTCACACCGTTAAGATATTACAATCAATTGGCTGATGCTGGCATCGTGACAACTATTTCAGATAAAAAAAGCGCTAACTGCTTTAAATTGCAGTAG
- the pdxH gene encoding pyridoxamine 5'-phosphate oxidase gives MTFIEKLRCLLTFGQGVALPLPEIKPNQSPFDLFQQWFEEANKSGILLPEAMSVSSVAQNGQPSSRMVLLKSFNEEGFVFYTNYGSRKHSELQQNDKVALLFHWNILQRQVRIEGTIEKLSVKQSEQYFHSRDRGSQIGAWASKQSQKLSYDDELKDRVSHYEEKFAGHEVPLPNFWGGLNVKPHYIEFWQGRASRLHDRICFEKQDQCWQQFKLHP, from the coding sequence ATGACATTTATTGAAAAGCTACGTTGTTTACTGACGTTTGGCCAAGGCGTTGCTTTACCACTACCTGAAATCAAACCAAATCAATCTCCATTTGACTTATTTCAACAATGGTTTGAAGAAGCAAATAAGTCAGGCATTCTGCTACCAGAAGCCATGTCGGTAAGTTCTGTAGCTCAAAATGGTCAACCCAGTTCTCGTATGGTATTACTTAAATCCTTTAATGAGGAAGGCTTTGTTTTCTATACAAACTATGGCAGCAGAAAGCATTCAGAACTACAACAAAATGACAAAGTCGCCCTCCTATTTCACTGGAACATATTGCAACGTCAAGTACGTATTGAAGGCACTATCGAAAAATTAAGTGTAAAACAATCAGAACAATACTTTCACAGCCGTGATCGTGGTAGTCAAATTGGTGCATGGGCGTCAAAACAAAGCCAAAAACTCAGTTATGACGACGAATTAAAAGATCGCGTTAGCCACTATGAAGAAAAGTTCGCGGGTCACGAGGTTCCATTACCCAATTTTTGGGGAGGATTAAATGTTAAGCCGCATTATATTGAGTTTTGGCAAGGCCGAGCTAGCCGCTTACATGATCGCATTTGCTTTGAAAAACAAGATCAATGCTGGCAACAGTTTAAACTGCACCCATAA
- a CDS encoding PA3496 family putative envelope integrity protein → MTYDNTDDLDDSNLDTDNDNIEIKPGEEKNAQVRRKIDDLLERKRLKELLDDSDDWDI, encoded by the coding sequence ATGACATATGACAATACCGACGATTTGGATGATTCAAATCTAGATACCGACAATGACAACATAGAAATTAAGCCAGGCGAAGAAAAGAATGCACAAGTCAGGCGAAAAATTGATGATCTTCTCGAAAGAAAGCGCTTAAAAGAGTTACTTGATGACTCTGATGACTGGGATATATAG
- a CDS encoding cytochrome c3 family protein has translation MRKLIQIGWQTLRKPSAYFSLGFLVIGGFVMGIIFWGGFNTALEATNTEKFCISCHEMENNVYEEMKTTIHFSNRSGVRATCPDCHVPHKWTDKIARKMQASKEVWGKIFGTINTREKFLAHRKRLAQNEWNRLKANDSLECRNCHNFDYMDFTAQSDRASQQHATSLANGDKTCIDCHKGIAHQLPDMKGVEGW, from the coding sequence ATGAGAAAACTCATTCAAATCGGTTGGCAAACATTAAGAAAACCGAGCGCCTATTTTAGCTTAGGCTTCCTTGTCATCGGTGGTTTTGTTATGGGTATTATTTTTTGGGGTGGTTTTAATACAGCACTCGAAGCAACAAATACCGAAAAATTTTGTATTTCTTGCCACGAAATGGAAAACAATGTCTATGAAGAAATGAAAACAACGATACACTTTTCAAACCGCTCAGGGGTACGAGCTACTTGTCCCGACTGCCATGTACCGCATAAATGGACGGATAAAATTGCTCGTAAAATGCAAGCCTCCAAAGAAGTTTGGGGAAAGATCTTTGGTACCATTAACACACGAGAGAAATTTTTGGCACATCGCAAGCGATTAGCACAAAATGAATGGAATCGATTAAAAGCAAACGACTCTCTTGAATGTCGCAATTGCCATAACTTCGACTATATGGATTTTACGGCACAAAGTGACAGAGCTTCACAACAGCATGCAACATCATTAGCAAACGGAGACAAAACTTGTATAGATTGCCATAAAGGCATTGCACATCAACTTCCTGACATGAAGGGAGTTGAAGGCTGGTAA
- a CDS encoding nitrate reductase cytochrome c-type subunit gives MNYIIQCLSRTIILISISSSVFAFDDVATLRKGKALQEQVAPQSIANVMNNDVKQARSYPMQPPVIPHKIRNYEVNLNTNKCMSCHSRSRTEESQAPMVSVTHFMDRDGNFLAEVSPRRYFCNQCHATQTDAKLLVENNFVDMHTLMNQKQGSNK, from the coding sequence ATGAATTATATTATCCAATGCTTGTCTCGCACTATTATACTGATATCGATATCTTCATCAGTGTTTGCATTCGATGACGTTGCTACACTTAGAAAAGGCAAGGCACTGCAAGAGCAAGTTGCTCCTCAAAGTATCGCAAACGTCATGAACAATGATGTAAAGCAAGCAAGAAGTTACCCAATGCAACCTCCGGTTATACCGCACAAAATCAGAAACTACGAGGTAAACTTAAACACCAACAAGTGCATGTCATGCCACAGTAGAAGCCGAACGGAAGAATCACAAGCACCTATGGTGAGTGTTACCCACTTTATGGATAGAGATGGTAACTTCCTCGCAGAGGTTTCTCCTAGAAGATACTTCTGTAATCAATGTCATGCCACACAAACGGATGCAAAACTGCTGGTCGAAAATAACTTTGTTGACATGCATACCTTGATGAATCAAAAACAAGGTAGCAACAAATAG
- the napA gene encoding nitrate reductase catalytic subunit NapA: MRINRREFIKANAVAAAAAVAGVSIPATASNLITTSDLTKLKWDKAPCRFCGTGCSVNVGVMDGKVVATHGDIKSPVNRGLNCIKGYFLSKIMYGKDRLTTPLLRMKNGKFDKNGDFAPITWEQAFDIMAEKAKQTLKKVGPTGIGMFGSGQWTVFEGYAASKLFKAGFRSNNIDPNARHCMASAVGGFMRTFGIDEPMGCYDDIEATDAMVLWGSNMAEMHPILWTRITDRRLSAPHVKVAVLSTFQHRSSDLADNSMIFTPQTDLAILNFIANYIITTNRVNKDFVTKHTNFRMGNTDIGYGLRPEHPLEQRAKNNNSNAGGSKAINFEEYAKFVSTYTAEYTSRLSGVPIANLEALAELYADPNTKVCSFWTMGFNQHTRGVWANNLVYNIHLLTGKISTPGNSPFSLTGQPSACGTAREVGTFSHRLPADMVVKNEKHRAYSEDKWKIPRGTIPAKPGYHAVLQNRMLKDGKLNFYWVQCNNNMQAAANMNQEGYPGYRHPDNFIVVSDPYPTVTAQAADLILPTAMWVEKEGVYGNAERRTQAWYQMVEAPKGAKSDLWQLVEFSKRFSIEEVWPKELLDKNPSYKGKSMYEVLFENGQVNKYSINQVPTDRLNDEARHFGFYIQKGLFEEYASFGRGKAHDLAEYDRYHEERGLRWPVVDGKETLWRFKEGTDPYVTPGSDFEFYGKPDGRAVIFALPYEPPAEVPDTEYDLWLSTGRVLEHWHSGSMTQRVPELYKAMPDALVYMHPDDAKKRKMRRGDLVKLVSRRGEVQTRVETRGRNKPPKGLVYMPWFDASRLVNKVTLDATDPLSKETDFKKCAVKVVKA; this comes from the coding sequence ATGCGTATCAATCGCCGAGAGTTTATTAAAGCAAATGCTGTTGCAGCCGCTGCTGCGGTTGCCGGTGTATCAATACCAGCAACTGCGTCAAACTTGATCACAACCAGTGATCTAACGAAATTAAAATGGGATAAAGCCCCTTGTCGGTTTTGTGGTACTGGCTGTAGCGTTAATGTAGGAGTGATGGATGGAAAAGTCGTTGCTACACATGGCGATATTAAATCCCCAGTCAATCGCGGCTTAAATTGTATTAAAGGCTACTTTTTATCAAAAATCATGTATGGCAAAGATCGATTAACTACGCCATTACTGCGTATGAAAAATGGCAAGTTTGATAAAAATGGTGATTTTGCCCCCATAACTTGGGAGCAAGCGTTCGATATTATGGCAGAGAAAGCAAAGCAAACGCTTAAAAAGGTAGGTCCTACAGGGATTGGAATGTTTGGCTCCGGTCAATGGACCGTATTTGAAGGTTATGCTGCCTCTAAATTATTTAAAGCAGGCTTTAGGAGTAATAATATCGACCCAAATGCGAGGCATTGCATGGCTTCAGCAGTTGGGGGGTTTATGCGAACTTTCGGCATAGACGAGCCAATGGGTTGTTATGATGACATTGAAGCAACAGATGCAATGGTACTCTGGGGATCTAATATGGCAGAAATGCATCCTATTTTATGGACGAGGATCACTGATCGCCGCCTAAGCGCCCCTCATGTTAAAGTTGCAGTGTTATCTACATTCCAACACCGTAGTTCGGATCTTGCAGATAACAGTATGATCTTCACCCCACAAACAGATTTAGCCATTCTAAACTTTATTGCCAATTATATTATTACCACCAATCGCGTTAATAAAGACTTTGTAACTAAGCATACAAATTTCCGGATGGGAAACACCGATATCGGCTACGGTTTACGCCCAGAACATCCACTTGAACAACGTGCTAAAAATAATAATTCGAATGCCGGCGGTTCAAAGGCAATCAACTTCGAAGAATATGCTAAATTCGTCAGTACTTATACAGCCGAGTATACCTCGAGACTTTCAGGCGTTCCAATTGCGAATTTAGAAGCTTTAGCTGAACTATACGCGGATCCAAATACCAAGGTTTGCTCCTTCTGGACGATGGGATTCAATCAACATACCCGCGGAGTCTGGGCAAACAATTTAGTTTATAACATTCATTTATTAACTGGAAAAATATCAACACCTGGAAATAGTCCTTTCTCACTTACCGGTCAACCTTCAGCATGTGGAACTGCGAGAGAAGTGGGTACTTTCTCGCATCGTTTACCTGCCGACATGGTAGTTAAAAACGAGAAACATCGCGCTTATTCTGAAGACAAGTGGAAAATCCCTCGCGGTACAATTCCAGCAAAACCTGGCTACCATGCTGTCTTGCAGAATCGCATGTTGAAAGACGGTAAGCTAAATTTTTATTGGGTACAATGTAACAATAATATGCAGGCTGCAGCCAACATGAATCAAGAAGGCTATCCTGGTTACCGTCATCCAGATAACTTTATTGTAGTATCAGACCCGTACCCAACGGTTACGGCACAAGCAGCTGATCTTATTCTACCAACAGCAATGTGGGTGGAAAAAGAAGGCGTTTACGGTAATGCAGAAAGGCGCACACAAGCTTGGTATCAGATGGTAGAGGCTCCTAAAGGCGCAAAATCCGACTTATGGCAGTTAGTCGAGTTTTCTAAACGTTTTTCAATTGAAGAAGTTTGGCCAAAAGAACTGCTCGATAAAAATCCTTCATATAAAGGAAAATCAATGTATGAAGTGTTATTTGAAAATGGTCAAGTGAACAAATACTCAATCAATCAAGTCCCCACAGACAGGCTTAACGACGAAGCACGTCATTTTGGGTTTTATATTCAGAAGGGACTCTTTGAAGAATATGCAAGCTTTGGTCGAGGTAAAGCACATGATTTAGCCGAATATGATCGTTATCATGAGGAACGAGGCTTGCGTTGGCCTGTCGTTGACGGTAAAGAAACCCTCTGGCGCTTTAAAGAGGGAACAGATCCATATGTTACACCAGGAAGCGATTTTGAGTTTTATGGCAAGCCAGATGGCAGAGCGGTAATATTTGCCTTACCTTATGAACCACCAGCAGAAGTACCTGACACTGAATATGACTTATGGTTATCTACAGGTCGTGTGTTAGAGCATTGGCATTCTGGTTCGATGACGCAACGAGTACCAGAGCTGTATAAAGCAATGCCTGATGCTTTAGTTTACATGCATCCTGATGATGCTAAAAAAAGAAAAATGCGCCGCGGCGATCTCGTAAAATTAGTTTCTCGACGAGGAGAGGTACAAACACGCGTAGAAACACGAGGCCGAAATAAGCCACCAAAAGGGTTGGTTTACATGCCTTGGTTCGACGCGAGTCGCCTCGTAAACAAAGTAACACTAGATGCAACAGATCCCTTATCCAAAGAAACTGACTTTAAAAAATGTGCAGTCAAAGTTGTTAAAGCCTAG
- a CDS encoding chaperone NapD: MDNAITTCAATQQKKSEYHVASFVAHVSPDFIEQFINDVNAEQGTEIHAVSDIGKIVFTIEATSQKQIAIVVDQLKIHVGLYSLSPIYHQFLTED; encoded by the coding sequence ATGGATAATGCCATAACTACTTGCGCTGCAACCCAGCAAAAAAAATCAGAGTACCATGTCGCCAGTTTTGTTGCGCATGTCAGCCCAGACTTTATCGAACAATTTATCAATGACGTTAACGCTGAACAAGGCACAGAAATCCACGCCGTCAGTGATATTGGCAAAATTGTTTTTACCATTGAGGCCACGAGTCAGAAACAAATAGCTATTGTTGTTGACCAACTCAAAATTCATGTCGGACTTTATAGTTTATCTCCGATATACCATCAATTTTTAACGGAAGATTAA
- the napE gene encoding periplasmic nitrate reductase, NapE protein — MAHNLSPEKQRKYEKNTFIFLVIFLAPILSVIIVGGFGFMVWISQLLFGPPSA; from the coding sequence ATGGCGCACAACCTTTCCCCTGAAAAACAACGTAAATATGAAAAAAATACCTTTATATTTCTAGTGATATTTTTAGCGCCTATTTTATCCGTCATTATTGTCGGTGGCTTTGGCTTTATGGTGTGGATATCACAGTTACTTTTTGGTCCACCTAGTGCCTAA
- a CDS encoding GNAT family N-acetyltransferase, translated as MNSFNDIHQWLSQWQPAIAANFERRLVVVEGECEWQQHVAEVFYRYFNADKRQCFLWGEDQTFLTGTTKNYRHQLGCEYDLVIFSDPLFHPDAFSALSGTLKAGGILLWLKPEVQSPGIFMQRVMTKFIQDAHVIHLTSATLPIVSINTYVQHEFSVSIADGCLTQEQHSAVNAICHVAKGHRNRPLILTADRGRGKSSALALACIRLITSETQVSAININISAPSPQATTVFFQQLRKHLPDGRYSPHKFCYRQHTISFIAVDVLLATSPSCNLLLIDEAAGIPVHLLLQLSMNYNRIVFTSTQHGYEGAGRGFAIKFRKMLKVIAPKFQSFHLNQPIRWRDNDPLEQLVFDTFLFDSSLEVDTLDQKVAHYKVSQISQAMLAKDEKLLEQVFAVLVSAHYKTTPSDLKLLLDNQKVRIFIAIAPESQTVIAVALVIEEGKATAEEVAAVKDNERQLKDQFTPQYLLRHLGVNEAFEYRYWRVNRIAVIESQQQQGVGGELLTFIEQQANNENVDCLTTSFAANSSIVAFWQASSYVVVNLGISKDQASGEHAALMLKPLTQKSIFLADQLVVQFYRKLSFYLMTSFKQLPADLVLQLLLMAKEKHLPSIETSDLHIVHAYLAQQMQFMQSAFSLQQWLINKLSHLDEDTYICLDKNTLFTSSEQALNFIVAKILQQQLDEEIAWQYSLTGKKQIQQQLRKVLRNIIER; from the coding sequence GTGAATTCATTTAACGATATACATCAATGGCTTAGTCAATGGCAGCCGGCAATAGCTGCAAATTTTGAAAGACGGCTAGTGGTTGTAGAAGGTGAATGTGAGTGGCAGCAGCATGTTGCAGAGGTCTTTTACCGTTATTTTAATGCCGATAAAAGACAATGCTTTTTATGGGGGGAAGATCAAACATTTCTTACCGGAACAACGAAGAATTATCGCCATCAACTTGGCTGTGAGTATGATCTTGTTATATTTTCGGATCCTTTATTTCATCCCGATGCATTTTCAGCGTTATCAGGTACTTTAAAAGCCGGCGGAATTTTGTTGTGGCTAAAGCCTGAGGTACAAAGTCCGGGTATTTTCATGCAACGTGTCATGACAAAGTTTATACAAGATGCTCATGTTATTCACTTAACGAGCGCTACGCTGCCGATTGTTTCAATCAATACATATGTGCAACATGAATTCAGTGTAAGTATAGCCGATGGCTGCTTGACTCAAGAACAACATAGTGCGGTAAACGCTATCTGCCATGTCGCGAAGGGGCACCGGAATAGGCCGTTAATCCTTACAGCTGATCGCGGTAGAGGAAAATCGTCAGCATTAGCGCTTGCCTGTATTCGCTTAATAACTTCCGAAACACAGGTGTCTGCAATTAATATCAACATTAGCGCACCTTCACCACAAGCAACGACAGTATTTTTCCAGCAATTGCGTAAGCACTTACCTGATGGTCGTTATTCACCGCATAAATTTTGCTATCGACAGCATACCATCAGTTTTATAGCTGTTGATGTATTACTTGCAACATCGCCATCGTGTAACCTGCTATTAATTGATGAAGCCGCAGGGATCCCCGTGCACCTGCTTTTACAATTATCAATGAACTATAATCGTATCGTTTTTACTTCGACGCAGCATGGATACGAAGGTGCGGGGAGAGGCTTTGCTATAAAGTTTCGTAAAATGCTTAAAGTCATTGCTCCAAAATTTCAATCATTTCATCTTAATCAACCTATTCGATGGCGAGATAATGATCCACTGGAACAGCTGGTATTTGATACTTTTTTATTTGATAGTTCACTTGAAGTCGATACGCTAGACCAAAAAGTTGCTCATTATAAAGTATCTCAAATTAGCCAAGCGATGTTAGCAAAAGATGAAAAGCTCTTAGAACAAGTATTTGCTGTGTTAGTTAGTGCACACTATAAAACAACCCCATCAGATTTAAAGTTATTATTGGATAATCAAAAAGTCCGCATTTTCATCGCTATTGCTCCGGAAAGTCAGACTGTGATCGCAGTTGCACTTGTTATTGAAGAAGGTAAAGCAACAGCCGAAGAGGTTGCTGCGGTTAAGGACAATGAAAGGCAACTTAAAGATCAGTTTACGCCGCAGTATTTGCTAAGGCATTTAGGCGTTAATGAGGCATTTGAATATCGATATTGGCGTGTGAACCGTATTGCTGTTATTGAATCGCAACAACAACAAGGCGTAGGGGGGGAACTGTTAACCTTTATTGAACAACAAGCTAACAATGAAAATGTAGATTGTTTAACGACAAGTTTTGCGGCAAATTCATCAATTGTTGCTTTTTGGCAGGCGAGTTCCTATGTCGTTGTAAACCTTGGCATATCAAAAGATCAGGCCAGTGGTGAACATGCAGCGTTAATGCTGAAGCCGTTAACACAAAAATCGATTTTTCTCGCAGACCAGTTGGTTGTGCAGTTTTATCGTAAATTAAGTTTTTACTTAATGACATCTTTTAAACAACTGCCGGCAGATCTCGTTTTACAGCTACTCTTAATGGCTAAAGAAAAGCATTTACCTTCAATTGAAACATCTGATCTTCACATTGTGCATGCATACCTCGCACAACAAATGCAATTTATGCAGAGCGCATTTAGTCTGCAACAATGGTTAATAAATAAACTCAGCCATCTTGATGAAGATACTTATATTTGTTTAGATAAAAATACGTTATTTACCTCTAGCGAACAGGCATTAAATTTTATCGTTGCAAAAATACTACAGCAGCAATTAGATGAAGAGATTGCATGGCAATATTCATTAACGGGTAAAAAACAAATTCAGCAACAATTACGAAAAGTGTTGCGCAATATTATTGAGCGTTAA
- a CDS encoding ABC transporter ATP-binding protein, producing MTAVIEVKGLTKVYGELKAVDGVDFSINKGQCFGLLGPNGAGKTTTIEIMEGIIQPTSGEINYYGKPASPEIAQQIGIQFQHTALQDFLTVKETLDLFTSFYQHTVTHDALIELCDLGDFLSRDNRLLSGGQRQRLLLALALINDPDIIFLDEPTTGLDPQARRNFWQLIRKIKANDKTVILTTHYMDEAEQLCDEVAIMDKGKVIEHGAPEKLLTKHFNDVFIYLPKEDVSDDIIKENNWSIEANRVAMSTSQVEQTLAYLIAQNISLTGLHVKSPNLDDLFLKLTGHSLRE from the coding sequence ATGACAGCTGTCATTGAAGTAAAAGGGTTAACCAAAGTATATGGTGAACTGAAAGCGGTAGATGGTGTCGATTTTTCAATAAATAAAGGGCAATGTTTTGGTCTGCTAGGACCTAATGGTGCAGGAAAAACCACAACAATTGAGATTATGGAAGGCATTATCCAACCAACGAGTGGGGAAATAAACTATTATGGTAAACCTGCTTCACCGGAGATAGCTCAACAAATTGGAATTCAATTTCAACATACGGCATTACAAGACTTTCTAACGGTAAAAGAAACGTTAGATTTATTTACATCGTTTTATCAACACACGGTGACGCATGATGCACTAATCGAATTATGCGATCTTGGTGACTTTCTCTCTCGTGATAATCGCTTGTTATCTGGTGGCCAACGACAAAGGTTGTTACTGGCGTTAGCACTTATTAATGATCCCGATATTATTTTTTTAGATGAACCTACGACGGGCCTTGATCCGCAAGCAAGGCGTAATTTCTGGCAACTGATCAGAAAAATAAAAGCCAATGATAAAACGGTTATTTTGACAACTCATTATATGGATGAAGCTGAACAGCTGTGTGATGAGGTCGCTATTATGGATAAAGGTAAAGTGATTGAGCATGGTGCGCCCGAAAAATTATTAACAAAACATTTTAATGATGTTTTCATTTACTTACCCAAAGAAGATGTAAGCGACGATATTATTAAAGAAAATAACTGGTCAATTGAAGCGAATCGAGTCGCTATGTCGACCTCACAGGTGGAGCAAACGTTGGCATATCTCATCGCACAAAACATTTCATTAACAGGCTTGCACGTAAAGTCTCCAAACCTTGATGATTTGTTTTTGAAATTAACAGGCCATTCGTTGAGAGAATAA